In Shouchella patagoniensis, the following are encoded in one genomic region:
- the rpoB gene encoding DNA-directed RNA polymerase subunit beta, with product MTGQLIQYGRHRQRRSYARINEVLELPNLIEIQTASYQWFLDEGLREMFQDISPIQDFTGNLVLEFIDYSLGEPKYPVDESKERDVTFAAPLRVKVRLINKETGEVKEQEVFMGDFPLMTETGTFVINGAERVIVSQLVRSPSVYYSQKLDKNGKKGFTATVIPNRGAWLELETDAKDIVYVRIDRTRKIPVSVLLRALGFGSDQEIIDLLGENEYLRTTLEKDNTDSTDKALLEIYERLRPGEPPTVENAKSLLDSRFFDPKRYDLANVGRYKINKKLHIKNRLFNQRLAEKLVDPETGEVLAEEGTLLDRRTLDKLIPHLEKNVGFRTARTSGGVLDEADVDIQSIKIYAADDYDEERVISVIGNGMVERDVKHIAPSDIIASISYFFNLLHGVGDTDDIDHLGNRRLRSVGELLQNQFRIGLSRMERVVRERMSIQDPNVITPQALINIRPVIASIKEFFGSSQLSQFMDQTNPLAELTHKRRLSALGPGGLTRERAGMEVRDVHYSHYGRMCPIETPEGPNIGLINSLSSYAKVNEFGFMETPYRRVDPETGKVTARIDYLTADEEDNYVVAQANAKLNEDGSFVDANIIARFRGENTVVPFERIDYMDVSPKQVVSAATSCIPFLENDDSNRALMGANMQRQAVPLLVPEAPLVGTGMEHMSAKDSGAAVVSKYPGEVERVTAKEIWVRRIEEVDGKETKGDLDKYRLQKFVRSNQGTSYNQRPIVREGDIVEKREILADGPSMEQGEMALGRNVLVGFMTWEGYNYEDAIILSERLVKDDVYTSVHIEEYESDARDTKLGPEEITRDIPNVGEDALRNLDERGIIRVGAEVKDGDILVGKVTPKGVTELTAEERLLHAIFGEKAREVRDTSLRAPHGGDGIVLDVKIFNREDGDELPPGVNQLVRVYIVQKRKINQGDKMAGRHGNKGVISRILPEEDMPYMPDGTPIDIMLNPLGVPSRMNIGQVLELHLGMAARKLGIHVASPVFDGAREEDVWGTLDEAGMARDGKTILYDGRTGEAFDNRVSVGIMYMIKLAHMVDDKLHARSTGPYSLVTQQPLGGKAQFGGQRFGEMEVWALEAYGAAYTLQEILTVKSDDVVGRVKTYEAIVKGENVPEPGVPESFKVLIKELQSLGMDVKMLSSNEEEIEMRELDDEDDQTSEKLNLNLETNESQV from the coding sequence TTGACAGGTCAACTAATTCAGTATGGACGTCACCGCCAGCGGAGAAGCTATGCGCGAATTAATGAAGTGCTAGAACTGCCAAACTTGATTGAAATTCAAACGGCTTCTTATCAATGGTTTCTTGATGAGGGTTTGCGAGAAATGTTTCAAGATATTTCTCCTATCCAAGACTTCACTGGCAATTTAGTTTTAGAGTTTATTGATTACAGTCTAGGAGAACCAAAGTATCCTGTTGATGAGTCCAAAGAACGCGACGTGACGTTCGCTGCTCCTTTGAGAGTCAAAGTACGCCTCATTAACAAAGAAACAGGTGAAGTGAAAGAGCAAGAAGTCTTTATGGGTGATTTCCCATTAATGACGGAAACGGGCACATTCGTTATCAATGGAGCTGAACGAGTTATCGTTTCTCAACTTGTGCGTTCACCAAGCGTGTACTACAGCCAAAAGCTTGATAAGAACGGAAAGAAAGGGTTCACTGCAACCGTCATTCCAAACCGTGGTGCTTGGCTGGAGCTTGAAACGGATGCGAAGGATATTGTGTATGTTCGTATTGACCGTACGCGTAAAATCCCTGTATCTGTTCTTTTGCGCGCTCTTGGTTTTGGTTCTGATCAAGAAATCATTGACCTCTTAGGGGAAAATGAATACTTGCGTACTACGCTTGAAAAAGACAATACAGACTCAACTGACAAAGCTTTGCTTGAAATATATGAGCGTCTTCGTCCTGGTGAGCCACCAACGGTCGAGAATGCCAAAAGTTTGTTGGATTCCCGATTCTTTGACCCGAAACGCTATGATTTAGCGAACGTTGGTCGTTATAAAATTAACAAAAAATTACACATCAAAAACCGTCTATTTAACCAACGTTTAGCTGAAAAGCTAGTTGATCCAGAGACAGGTGAAGTGTTAGCAGAAGAAGGAACATTACTTGATCGCCGTACGCTTGATAAGCTCATTCCTCATCTTGAGAAGAATGTTGGTTTCCGTACAGCGCGTACTTCAGGTGGCGTTCTTGACGAAGCTGATGTGGATATTCAATCGATTAAAATTTATGCAGCAGATGATTATGACGAAGAACGTGTGATTTCTGTTATTGGAAATGGCATGGTAGAGCGTGATGTAAAACATATTGCGCCTTCTGATATTATCGCTTCAATCAGTTATTTCTTTAACCTCCTTCATGGAGTAGGTGACACAGATGACATTGACCATCTTGGAAATCGTCGTCTTCGTTCTGTAGGTGAACTACTGCAAAATCAATTCCGTATTGGTTTGTCTCGGATGGAACGTGTCGTTCGAGAGCGTATGTCGATTCAAGATCCGAATGTAATTACGCCACAAGCGTTAATTAACATTCGTCCAGTTATTGCTTCGATAAAAGAGTTTTTTGGAAGCTCACAGCTATCACAGTTCATGGATCAAACGAACCCATTAGCTGAGTTGACACATAAGCGTCGTTTATCAGCACTAGGACCGGGTGGTTTGACGCGTGAGCGTGCTGGTATGGAAGTACGTGACGTTCATTACTCTCACTATGGTCGTATGTGTCCAATTGAAACGCCAGAGGGACCAAATATCGGTTTGATCAACTCTTTATCTTCTTACGCGAAGGTAAATGAATTTGGCTTTATGGAAACTCCATATCGTCGTGTTGATCCAGAAACGGGTAAAGTAACCGCTCGAATCGATTATTTGACTGCCGATGAAGAAGATAACTACGTAGTTGCACAGGCGAATGCGAAATTGAATGAAGATGGATCATTTGTTGATGCAAACATCATTGCGCGTTTCCGTGGTGAAAACACAGTTGTACCATTTGAACGAATTGATTATATGGATGTATCGCCGAAACAGGTTGTTTCCGCAGCGACGTCATGTATTCCTTTCCTTGAAAATGATGACTCCAACCGTGCGCTTATGGGTGCGAACATGCAACGTCAAGCGGTTCCTTTGCTTGTGCCTGAAGCTCCGCTTGTGGGGACTGGTATGGAACATATGTCTGCAAAAGATTCGGGGGCAGCTGTTGTTTCGAAGTATCCAGGTGAGGTGGAACGAGTTACTGCAAAAGAAATCTGGGTTCGCCGCATTGAAGAAGTAGATGGAAAAGAAACAAAAGGTGACTTAGATAAGTATCGTTTGCAAAAATTTGTTCGCTCTAACCAAGGAACGAGTTACAACCAACGCCCTATCGTACGCGAAGGTGATATTGTAGAAAAACGCGAAATTCTTGCCGATGGTCCTTCAATGGAGCAAGGCGAGATGGCGTTAGGACGCAATGTTCTTGTAGGATTTATGACGTGGGAAGGTTATAACTATGAGGATGCGATTATTCTTAGCGAACGTCTTGTGAAGGACGATGTTTATACATCTGTTCATATTGAAGAATATGAATCCGATGCCCGTGATACAAAGCTTGGACCTGAAGAAATCACACGTGACATTCCAAACGTCGGTGAAGATGCATTACGTAATCTTGATGAGCGTGGAATTATTCGTGTTGGGGCCGAAGTGAAAGATGGCGATATTTTAGTTGGTAAAGTAACACCAAAAGGAGTTACTGAACTAACTGCAGAAGAACGTCTCTTACACGCTATCTTCGGAGAGAAAGCTCGTGAAGTTCGTGATACGTCATTACGTGCACCGCACGGTGGTGACGGAATTGTTCTTGATGTGAAAATCTTTAACCGTGAAGACGGCGATGAATTACCTCCTGGTGTAAATCAGCTTGTGCGTGTTTATATTGTGCAGAAGCGTAAAATTAATCAAGGGGATAAAATGGCCGGACGTCACGGAAATAAAGGTGTTATCTCTAGAATTCTACCGGAAGAAGACATGCCTTATATGCCAGATGGCACACCAATCGATATCATGCTTAACCCACTTGGGGTACCATCGCGTATGAACATCGGACAAGTGCTTGAGTTGCACCTTGGTATGGCTGCCCGCAAGCTAGGCATTCATGTTGCATCTCCTGTATTTGATGGTGCGCGTGAGGAAGATGTTTGGGGTACTTTGGACGAAGCAGGTATGGCAAGAGATGGTAAGACAATTCTTTATGATGGACGTACAGGTGAAGCGTTTGACAATCGTGTATCAGTTGGAATTATGTACATGATTAAACTTGCTCACATGGTTGATGACAAGTTACACGCACGTTCAACTGGACCATACTCGCTCGTTACACAACAGCCACTTGGTGGTAAAGCTCAATTTGGTGGTCAGCGTTTTGGGGAGATGGAAGTATGGGCGCTTGAAGCATACGGTGCTGCATACACACTACAAGAAATTCTTACCGTTAAATCGGATGATGTTGTTGGACGTGTGAAAACGTATGAAGCGATTGTTAAAGGCGAAAATGTTCCAGAACCTGGAGTGCCAGAATCGTTTAAAGTATTGATTAAGGAACTTCAATCGCTTGGCATGGACGTTAAAATGCTCTCAAGCAATGAAGAAGAGATAGAGATGCGTGAACTAGATGATGAAGACGACCAAACATCGGAGAAACTAAATCTGAATTTGGAAACGAACGAATCACAAGTATAA